The uncultured Desulfuromonas sp. genome contains the following window.
AACAAGAACGACTATAACGATGCCTGTGCCATTGCCGAAGCGGCTACTCGGCCGACCATGCCTACCGTTGCGGTGAAGACAGTGCAACAGCAAGAGATGCAGGCGCTGCACCGGCTGCGCTCCAGAATGGTCAAGGAACGCACAGCCTTAGGCAACAGTCTTCGCGGGCTCCTGGCTGAGTTCGGATTGATCATACCTCAAGGTGTCAGTGCGCTTCGCCGTGGTATTCCTGCCATACTGGAAGACGCCGACAACGATTTGAGTGATTCTTTTCGGGCGGTTGTCGCTCGTAGTTATGAGCACTTTGTCGCGTTGAGTGACCAGATTGATTTTTACACCCAGCAGCTCAGTCAACTCAGTCGAAGCGATGAAGCGTGTGTGCGGCTGCAAACTATTCCTGGATTTGGTCCCATTGTCGCCAGTGCCTTTCGAAGTGCAGTTGGCGACGGCAGAGACTACAAACGAGGACGGGATGTTTCCGCTTCGATAGGGCTGGTTCCTCGTCAACATAGTAGCGGCGGCAAGCAAAACTTACTTGGCATCAGCAAGCGCGGAGATCGTTACTTACGCAGTTTGCTGGTTCATGGCGCCCGAGCCGTTGTGACTTATGCCGCAGGGAAAGACGATCCGCTAAGTCGCTGGATTAATCGAATACGTTTGGAGCGCGGTGTCAACAAAGCCACGGTGGCTTTGGCCAATAAGATGGCCCGCATCGGTTGGGCGCTCCTAACGAATGGCAGTCGTTACCAATCCAGTCAAGCGGCAAGCTAGCAGCGAGAACAAACAGGAGTTAAAAAAGAAATAGATTCACCTTGCCAGACATTGCGGCAGCTTACTAACAAGCGATGACAAAACAGGTTAGACCGGCGCATTAAAAACCAGACCACACGTCAGGCACTTGATGCCGAGGGACCGATAAGGATAATGCGCGCGGATTTCATCAAGGCCCGAGAGAAAAAGAATCTCTCACCATGAGGCCGGATATACGACCGCAACCCTGCCTTTGTCATGAACGTTACTTTGCTGTTGCAAAATGGGGGGAGACCATATACGACGTGCGGGCGCGGAAGCCCGCGTCATATGGGTACCACCTTCGCGAACGGATGAAGTTCGCTGGTGCGATTCGTTTCGTATTACGAACCACTGAAGACCAAGATCAAAGTCAAGGTCGCCGGGTTTCGTCCCGGCAGCCGACATACTTTTGACTGGCCGCTCAAAAGTATGCAAAAACCGGCTGAACACCTCCTGAACCTGGATCAACCGACAATGCGTCTGTTTCCGTTATGCTTCACAGATTCGGCTCGCCGCCCTTTAGGTCGGCGAATCGTGCAACTCATCAGCACTGGCGTAAAACGTTGATAACAATCTTCAGTCGCGCTCTATCTCTGGTGTGGTACCGATCAAGCGGGCGGGACGGTGCCCGCCCTGCAGCCGTGTGTTATTCAGCAGCCAAGCCCTCCCGTTCAGCAGCGCCGAACGAAGAGAACGGTCAGCGCGATGGTCGTCGGCAACCTGTCTGAGCGTCAGCGAGTTTTGCCGACATCGCGGTGTAAGAGAATGGAGAGAGGGAACCCGTAAGGGTGCAATGACGGGAGTCGATTTTGCGCCCCTTTTGTCGACGCAAAAGTGCCCCGACGTGCGGGCGCGGAAGCCCGCGTCATGTGGGTACCAACATCGCGAACGGATGAAGTTCGCCGGTGCGATTCGTTTCGGATGACGAACCACTGAAGGTCAAGGTCACAGTCAAGACCGCCGGGTCTCGTCCCGGCCGCCGACATCCTTTTGACTGGCCGCTCAAAAGTATGCAAAAGCCAGCTTGAACACCTCCTGAACCTGGATTAACCGACAATGTGTCTGTTTCCGTCATGCGTCACAGATTCGGCTCGCCGCCCTTTAGGTCGGCGAATCGTGCAACTCATCATCTCTAGTGTAAAACGTTGATAATATTTTTACGCCTCTTTCTGTTTTTTACGTGGAACCGATTAAGCGGGTGGGCAGTGCCCACCCAGCAGTTGTCTGTTATTTTGCATCTCGGCCTAAAACATTTTGCGATAATACGGCGCGTTCTTCGGTGCCAACGTCGATGGAAATTCTCCTGCCGGGTTGGGGATAAACGCGCCGTGGTAATGGCATCGTTCACAGGGGATCGGATCCGGCGCGGAATGACTGCCG
Protein-coding sequences here:
- a CDS encoding IS110 family transposase encodes the protein MKISTVGLDLAKNVFHVVGFDHVGKQVMKRMLRRHQVAEFFVNLPPCTVAMEACAGCHYWARKLKEMGHDVKVIPPQYVKPYLRGNKNDYNDACAIAEAATRPTMPTVAVKTVQQQEMQALHRLRSRMVKERTALGNSLRGLLAEFGLIIPQGVSALRRGIPAILEDADNDLSDSFRAVVARSYEHFVALSDQIDFYTQQLSQLSRSDEACVRLQTIPGFGPIVASAFRSAVGDGRDYKRGRDVSASIGLVPRQHSSGGKQNLLGISKRGDRYLRSLLVHGARAVVTYAAGKDDPLSRWINRIRLERGVNKATVALANKMARIGWALLTNGSRYQSSQAAS